tcattttcattcagtgtgcttatacagctttattaggacaagtcataactttggtttattttttttaagcattattaggggggatcaagcaatcaaacattttcaagcaatcaattttctgtactggtgtctctgcacctcgacaccgcatcttttgtaatcagcttttattcatcaataaaatcatcatcatcattcaaaactcaATTCTCTTTCAGCTTCTGCAATTGCccgtgacattggttttcccgcacggcactgacaatttagtctagcgtgcggaggggacctcattggcggacaacaaccgcactgacatcggttgcttagccttacgttgcccttccaaggAACATCAGGAAGGTGCCGCGTAatagttggtattagagcctatgctcgacatcggacgagggaacactttttgccatcatcaccatttctgaccatggtgaatcatggggagcgcctagcatccctagaagagacggttgaccgattatgacccatcgtggatacggtgcctgataaaaacaacaacctagtgcaaaggttgaaCGACCTGGATCGCGGAATGCGACAGGtggaaaatgacattgcaaacattAGTCGTGACTCTGAGGATGACCGACAAACGACAGCCATtgaaactgccaatattcatggaaaatttgaggacctccaacaggagcgtgccgacgatttagcccatcgggaacaagaggcagacagactaactaccatgcagcaaaccatagacgACTTGATAggcaagctcaatgttgtcaatgctgccctacaaagcctacttcgaggaggcgaCAACCGCATCAGGGGTGCAGcaaacctcacccccattccacaaaaaCTTAAGATACCagagccaaagccatacgacggatcccgggatgctaaagaagtgaaAAACTTCATCTTcaacatcgaacaatacttcaaTGTTGTGGGCCATTTGGAAGAATccaagaaggtagcaactgctgccatgtatcttcagggagatgccaaactttggtggcgggtcaaatacgaagccatcaaggccgatgaagatactctccagacatgggatgaattgaaggCAGCCATccgcctgcagttcttccccaaaaatgtggaatacaatgcaaggagaaagctacgagAGCTCCGCCACACCAGGTCAGTGCGGGAGTACGTGCGCGAATTCTCCGTACTCATGCTAAACATatgcgacatgggggacaaagacaagctcttcgcattcatagaaggtttgaaacctcatgcccaTATGGAACTACAGAGACAATgggtagacaccctgcccaaggccattcaagttgcagaatgccttggcgatTATCACTTGGGAATTCAGAACGACAGGACCCAAccgtctgtccgagggggattcaaCGGGAACCATCCCAACAATGGTGGACCAAGCAAAcgtgggggagatcggagtgcatccaaaactaagactcctccctccagcagcaacagtgctgcatccatcaataacaatcaggggagaaagcctccctcagaatTCCATCATTACGGCGGGGCACATTGGgacaatgaatgcccaaacataaAGATCAATGCTCATCAGACTATCGAGGATGAGTCAGATGCATTAGACACATCAGAATCagaccaggtaggcgccttcaatgcaattgttggctctatcccacatgccttagcggggaccagtgcatgtcctcctaagaaaagCTCAGGcccaatcaccaagaaagggaaggaaaagatggacGATGGGCCTCCTAAGCAAGCGAGGACActaatgttcgtcgaattgaaagtgaacggcaagcccattcacgcattgatagacacgggtgctacccacaactacttgtcTTCAACTCAGGTAGAGCGTCTCGGTCTAGTTGTGCAAAAGAGCAAAGGCCGCGTCAAGtctatcaactcaccaccccagacattgggtggaacaaCTACAAATGTCTCAGTaaaacttggcccatacaaaggaagcatcgacctgcacatcgcaatcatagatgacttcgacatgATAGTGGGTTTGGAtttcatgaggcaaaccaacaccataccagtgccatatgccaacatgctctgATGTTGGGGGAaaacggggccaagccctgcaccataccatgctttcccataaagatggccgaTGGAAACATCTCAGtcatgcagttggagaaggtagtcaacaGACATGAACCCCTGGTTTCGGCTACCCCTCGCAATAACAATCAGCCATCAAGTCATCTAcctcaaaagactggtgacgcCCCTCagcgtgtgaagacttgtcagccatgccacaaggacaagtcaGATCACTCATCATAGACGGAACCCTTGCAGCCATTACATGTCCCGcagagaccatgggaaagtgtttccctcaaattcatcacgggattgccccaagtcggtaatcttgcatccatcttggttgtcatagatcagttttcaaactatgcaACCTTTATAGAAGCCCCACAGAAcatctcagcagaagatacaactcgactcttcttctcacACATTGTCAAgcattggggcctgcccaaagacattgttagtaggcgcgactcacgctttactagcaacttttggacccatctctttAGGTGCTTTGTGTCAACATTGAGTCATAACtcagacatccatccaccatcggatggcTAGACAGACCGGTttgatgacatgctggaggaatatctccgcaactttgcaactagatcacagaagcattgggtgaagctcttggatgctgctcaactgtgtttcaattctcaaaagagccatcatacaaacaaaagcccttttgaaattgttaccggacagcaaccgcttctcccgcaaacggtgaatacatcaaccatgccgaaatctcctctagctgccaacttctcgagcgaatgggagcgcaacatggggatagtgcagagctatctcgtcaaagcccaagagcgggcaaaaaggttcaccgaacaaaatctttgctttgcccaacatcaagcaggggacaaagtaatgctatgCATCCCAAAGTGATACTTGTTTGCAGAGAGGACTCATGACcctcgcctgcaacaaaaatacatcgggctCCTGCCAATTGAAAAACGCATTGGGAAGTCCGCATACCAGGTGAAAAgtccatcctggtggaagatccatcaaGTCTTCCATGTCAACCGCATGAAATCATTGCATCGCTACAACAACAAGCTCAAAGAACAGAGGGGCGCAAATCTCCCAACCATCAACCACTAGaacaatcatcatcatcatcatcataaggctccgaggacggtgccaactcaggtgggggagaatgtcatgggctgctttccagacacaccccatgaccccttgatcgcgccccatggcggcctagcaagcctcacaatgcctagcgccatggttggccccgtggtcttggctgcgccaagtgacaagcgtgcatgcgcctctgtcgctcCACCGATGCCTCTCACCAGCGCCTAGTGgttggccaatgacaacagcgccgcgcgccctgacaatgtcgCGTGCGCAGATCTTGATGCCTCGCCAGGGCCCAGTTGTTGGCCCATTCCAACATCGACTCGTGCACaaaccctgatgccaagcaccagcacCCAGCCTCAGGCAAACACAATAAGTATCGCGCGCGCCAACAGCACCGCACgtgcagaccctgacccgcaagacaaagttgtTGCCATCAGACTTGTTTCTAcattgtaataaactaagtccttttcattgtaattataggctagtttacatcattttcattcagtgtgcttctacagctttattaggacaagtcatgtaactttgatttatttttttaagcattattaggggggatcaagcaatcaaacattttcaagcaatcaattttctgtactggtgtctctcccccttgacaccgcatcttttgtaatcagctttcattcatcaataaaatcatcatcatcattcaaaactcaattctctctcagcttccgcaattgcccgtaacattggttttcccgcacggcactgacaatctagtctagcgtgtggaggggacctcattggcggacaataaccgcactgacatcggttgcttagtcTTACGTTGCCTTTCCAAGGAACATCAGGGAGGCACCACGTAATAGTACGCTTGCAACCATGAATTGAATTAGTTATACAATTAATCACTATTATTTTCTCATTATTAATTTGTGTATTTTACATATAGGAGGAACAATATTTCAGTAACATTTTGGGGAAAATTTGTAGATGAAATCTTGCCCCACTTGGATGGATCACCCAATCAACCTGTCATAGTGGTTATGCAGCTCATAAAAGCTCACAAATTTCAAGGTACTCAGATCGTAATATTAGATTTGAATtctatttgtgtgtgtgtgttattaAATTAAAGTTAATTTTATATGTAGACAAATATTCTGTGCGTAATACTTGGCATTCCTCGAAGCTTTTGGATTAATCCTGATCTTCCACAAGTTGCTAAATTTATATCCAggttttttatatataatataaaatttatatatgtactACATAATTTTTTAGCTTATTTAGAACTAATACAACTTTGGATTAATGCAGATTAGGAAGTGGGCGTGAAGTTAACCTTGAGAGGTTTAGTCAAACAACTTCTCAACATAGTTATTCTGTTTCTGAAGAACTGGCTGCTGGGAATGTGAAAGTTAAAATCATTGGAGAATTAATTGATTTTTGGTAGGTAAGTAAAATGTTCTTTAGATAAACTATGACTAGCAAATATAGATATGTCATTTTATAAACCTGACAAACATATAATTATAGATATCCACATGTATCAGTTAAAACCGTAAACAATTTTCTTTACTTACTAAATATAATGAGTGATATTACATTTACTTTTGGTTAGGTgtagattttttagcttttttATTTACAATCAGTTGGAAATATATACGTAATATTAGTAGTGGCTTTCTTTGTACAGGAAGGGCAAATCTGGATTGTTGCTACTGTAGTGAATTTAGAACTTGAAAGGGGATGATCATACGTAGGGTGTAAAAAAATATTCGAAGAAAGTTGATAAAATTGGAAATAAGTTTTACTGCAAGAAATGTGAACGTGTTGATCATTCTGCTCTGAAAAGGCTTGAGCATAATCTAtgcttaattaaaaaatattagaaCATAAATTTAAGTTAAAAATATTAACTTAAAGAAGCTATCAGATACAGGCTTCCGGTTCGAGTAATTGATGTCACTAACTCTATTTCTTGGAGCTGGTAATAGATCTATATCCTACTGTTTAcaaattgttattttattatatactcttttccttttattgtcGTTGCTATAAACATTTAGTTTATGTCATTATGTTGATGCAGGGAACAAAGAGATAATTACTGAAAGCTGGTAGTTTGCCAATTGGTTGGATGACTTTTTACAAACATACACATGCTCTAGATACGCAATGGCATGTCCTCGGGTTGGGGTATGACTCTAGCGTCGATCGAGCTGAAATTGAGCAGGCTATAGTGATTCATTATGATGGAGTTATGAAACCATGGTTAGATATTGGGATCCAAAAGTACAAGCCATACATGGACAAAACATGTTAGATCTGCATAATACAACTGTATATtacttaaaaatttaaatatttgcAGCTCAAATATTACCATATAAGGAATAATATTATATGACAAAAAATATTCATATTAATACGTTATTAAatgatttatcatttaattattgtgTATTGTTATTGTCTTCTGATCCTTTGGTCTTATGTATCatttttttagttaatatttttaatttggtaTAACTATGTTATGTGGCAGTTCACCAGAGGTTTATCACTGCAAAGAGGTATATCACTACAAAGAGGTATTCTatttttgatattgggaacaGATTGAGTTGCCAGTTGGTATCCTATTGTTTATATCCAtatgaaatatattattattgtttaagtTCTCACTTCAGCATAATCAACTCTTCCACCGGCTTCATCTATGATTTGAATAGCTAAATTTATCAGCTCTCCGTAGTTTGGCTTTAGACAATGTTCGGTTAATAAACAAATCCTGTGGAATGGTAGAAAGAGTAAAAAATTTCAATTGCCACAAATGCTAGACAATAATAAGAGAGAGCCTTAGCAGAAAACTAGTTTTTGCATATGCATTGCCCCATACATTTTGATATAGGGAGGAGCTAATGTTTGCCATAATTCATGTTCCTTCATCATTGCCTCAATACACAAAATAACTTTTGGAAAATGCACTGCAATATGTCATGAGCATTTGCTACAAAAATGTTCTCTTAAGCACATGCTTCATATCAAGCAGCAAATTGTGTAGCATCATTATTTTTCGTGGAACATTCACATCAAACAAATTGTATAgtatcattattttttatgaaaCATTTATTATGAGATAGAATGAATGTTTTACTCGAGTCTTAAAATGATTTTAATGTTTGGTTGTAAAGGTGGTATTAACACTAACATATTAAACTTTATAGTGTAGATCGTTCTTTTTACTTATCCGCGCATTGCGCCGCGCATCGCACGAGTACTAATACTAGTTTAAATTGTGAAAGGTACTGTTGAACCAGTAATGCGAATATTACCTATAAACCTTcgtacaaagaaaggaaaaaagaaagaactctcattaaaaaaacaaaaaaaaaaacaatgaaaaatgttcaaatatacccctgtaTTATAAGAAAAAGTTTAAATATACCATTCGTTATACTTTTGGTCCAAATATACTCCTATTGttatactattggttcaaatatacccctcttccGTTAAGCTTGTTCAAGATGCACATCCAATCATACGTGACACTAATATTTGATGAGTTGGATGCCACATGACGTGCCACCTCAACGGCCCTAACTTAACGGATGTCACGTAATCTGGTGGGTTCCAGCCCGCCGAAAAATCATATTTAGGAAAAAGACGTTGCCGGCAATGCGATTAGGAGGTGAGAAGAACCCTCGTCGGGGATTCTCTTTTTGTGAAGCTTTTTCGGCTAGTTCGACTAAGGTGGCTGAAATTGCACTACACGTGTATGCTCAAAAAGCTGAAAGAATATTATTAGTCTGTCGTGAAAGATATAATGAAAAGTGGCGGAGCATTGAACGCTTTCCAGCAACGTTTGCTATTGGAAACCTCTTTCGTTGTTCCTGTAATGAGTCTTTTCTGTGATACTTTTCCCGATCACCATGGCACTTGAAATTGCATATAACAAGAGTGATTCCATGCTAAATTAGGGTACAAGTTACAAAGAAGGGATTATATAGTCATAATAAGATTAATTCCATGTTTATGGTGCATAATGCACGTCGAGGTGAATTGTTTATGGTGGCGGTAATGGTGACAATATTGGTGGAAAGGAAGGAAATTTTAGtggtgaaaaaaagaaaagaagggaggGGTAAAATGGGTTAAGGACACTGAGGTAGTATGCCACGTGACATCCACCTCATTAAATGTCAGTGCCATATAGGATTGAATGTCCATCTTGGACAAACTTAGTGACAATGGGTATATTTAAATCAATAGTATAATAATAAGAATATATTTGGATCAAAAGAATAATATAGGGTATATTTAAACCTTTTATGGTAGTACAATGTATATTTGAACTTCTCCGAAAAACAAATCGAGGGTGGGTCACCCACAAGAAGCCATTTTTCAGAACATGGGGCCATCACAGCCGCAATGGTTATTAGTGTTATTAGCAAAGACGAGCCCGaaattctctctttcttttacCTTAACCCATCAACACGTCTTCACAATTCCAACACTCACTTCCAATTCATCATTTTCTCTGTGTACAATCCTATAATCCCACCGGAGTAGAACCTAGCTACCAAAAAATGGGGGTCGATTACTATAACATACTCAAGGTTAATCGCAATGCCAGTGAAGAAGATTTGCGTAAAGCGTACCGCCGGTTGGCGATGATCTGGCACCCCGACAAGAACCTCGGCACCAACAAGTACGAAGCAGAGGCAAAATTCAAGCAAATCTCCGAAGCTTACGATGTTCTAAGCGACCCACAAAAGCGTCAGATCTACGATCTCTATGGCGAGGAGGCGTTGAAATCGGGTCAAGTCCCACCACCTCCGCGAGGTGGACCCCACAACATGCGAAATCCCCATCCTAACCCTACATTCCGCTTTAATCCTCGAGACGCCGATGATATTTATGCGGAATTGTTCGGGTCCTCGTCGTCGGAGAATAATGGGCGGCCGAGGAAGTCTAGGGATGCGTTTTTTAGGAGTACCACGAATGGTGGTGCTGAATTTTCCGGTGCTGGAGCTGGGACCTCCGGCACCGGTGGAGGGTTGAGAAAGGCGGCGCCGGTGGAGAACGCGTTGTTGTGTAGTTTGGAGGATTTGTATAAAGGGgctaagaaaaaaatgaagatttcTAGGACTGTTCTAGATGCTTCCGGGTAtgtttaattataattttttttaggtTATTTCCTTTCTTTTAATTGCAAGATTAGATTTTTCTGCTCTTACAACTTCAAAACAACATTTTTATAGTTAAATGAGATTTGTGTGTGCATAATTGTACGCTAAAGTTTCATTTTCATGCCTAATTTGTTGCTTATTATCTGGAGTTTTTGATGTGCATTGGTGAGACTAAGTACTTTTTTGAATGCGGGATAAAATGTCAGAATCATAGTGCATTCATATCTTTATGCAGTGGAGCATGTAGTTGCTTAGGGAACATAACTGCCTTGTTTGAGTTGAGTTAAGAAGATGATTGGTTGTATCTTCTGAAGTTGTTAGTTGGAAATTGATGTATTTAGCACCAAATGTGGAACTTGCAATAGAATGTGTGTGTTATCTGGAAGGTTCCAAGGATGATTCTTAGGTCGAGAAAAGGTCACTTCCAAGCAGTGATGCTTAGGTCTAGAATTAACTATAAATGCATGAATATAAAGTACTCTAGCCATTTAAGCACCAAATGTTTGGTACCTATAGATTAAGGTTTTCTTATCTTACTTTCCTCCCCCCTTCCTTTCTTTTTGGGATAAGTAATCTTTGTATCATCAGTCATACCATCACGCAGGTGCACATA
Above is a window of Nicotiana tabacum cultivar K326 chromosome 8, ASM71507v2, whole genome shotgun sequence DNA encoding:
- the LOC107832634 gene encoding uncharacterized protein LOC107832634 → MGVDYYNILKVNRNASEEDLRKAYRRLAMIWHPDKNLGTNKYEAEAKFKQISEAYDVLSDPQKRQIYDLYGEEALKSGQVPPPPRGGPHNMRNPHPNPTFRFNPRDADDIYAELFGSSSSENNGRPRKSRDAFFRSTTNGGAEFSGAGAGTSGTGGGLRKAAPVENALLCSLEDLYKGAKKKMKISRTVLDASGKLWTLEEILTIEIKPGWKKGTKVTFPEKGNQEPGIIPADLVFVIEEKPHHLYARDGNDLIVNQEISLLEALTGRTLELTTLDGRNLIIPLTDIVKPGHEVVVPNEGMPISKDPRRKGNLRIKMDVKYPSRLTEAQKSDLRRVLGGSS